DNA from Elaeis guineensis isolate ETL-2024a chromosome 2, EG11, whole genome shotgun sequence:
CATGATGTAAAATTAATTTTACAACAAAACACATTTAAACTTGTAGATAATAGACTCAGGGCTAGCAgttgaaaaaggaaaaaagaaattaTCTACTATTACATAGAAAATAGGAACTATTGCTGTATCCATATTAtctgatgtatattttttttcaaaattagtgCTAAATGCTGCTGCATAACTCTAAGCACTGAAAGTGAGGAGGAAGCAAACCCCAAGATCTTGTAAAGTCTGATCAACCCTTTTGATGGTCCTGAGACCAGCAGTTGAGCTTGCCGCTTGCACCATTTGGTCAAGTACATGGGTTCTCAAGTACACGCGAAGCTGAAAATTTTCATATTAGTAACACTTAAATTTTCATATTAGTAACACTTGAAACGGAAGAAAGGTAGATGCATATACGACAACTAACCAAGCAGGTGCATTAAGAATATAGAACAAAGATTTGAGAAGATACTTATCCCAAAATAACATTTGTATGACATGCTcgcattaaaagaaatttcttggaTAAGTACAACTAAAGATCCATTAGGTTGAGACATTGTTCCacctataattattattattattatttttaaaaaaaagacttGGTACATCGCTATCACATAACCCATCTAATGCAATCAAATCATACAACAGGGCAGAATACCACATTGTATGACACAAATCCACAACAGAAGGTAGCTTAATTACAATGCCTATGAGAATTTACATTAGACATGGTATAACTCACGGACATGCTTTATATTCTTGATTTTTGTTGAAAAGGTCCTCTTGTACTTTATTTTTCATCAATGGATGAACAAAGAATAATTATAGTTTTATGTAGGAAGACcgttaatctctctctctctctctctagcaatCTACAGCATAGCCATGTCTCTTTtataaagaaaattttaaaaaaacgaAGTTATAGAAGAGTCTATAGATTCCCTCAGGATTAATGTGAGCATTTAATTTTTTTCTGACGTCACTCCGCATCTGTTTCAACCCTAAGCTTTTGGTTAGGAAGAAGTTTTATGTTGGTTTAACTGTCAAATGAATTTCTAGCAGAGAGGAATATCAAGCATGCATCTTAGGAGTTAAGGACAAGAAATGACAAAAACAATGTAGGGCTAGGTCAACATAATTTTAAAAGCACGGATTGAAATCAGTGGTGCTAATAACAGCTTCTTTCATCTAGCCAACCACCTGTACGCACCAAACCTCACATGCAGGACATGCTACAAATTTATCTATCATGCTCAGGCCACAGGTAATATTTAAGGGTCTGTTTGGCTATTCCTATAGGATTGGGCTGAAAATCCTATAGGATTCACCGACAAGGCCATCCATTTAAGCATGACCCTGTATCAACCAAACTCCACCCAACCCAAATCCTatgggaaggaaaagaaaaaaaaaaaaaaaaaaaaactacatagGTCATTTTTTTCATGTCTGGACAGCTTCTTAGAAAATGGAAGCTAGATGGGCAAGCAAGCCCGATTCCTACAGGATTTTCAGTCCAATCACGTGGGAATATCCAAACAGACCCTTAAATGTTTCAAGTGGTTGGAGATCAGGTGTTGACCTGCATCCAGTAAAAGCCTAGACAACAAATATATGCATACAAAAAAAACCATATAGATTTTGGGCCTATAGATTGCAAGACTAAATGAAAATAAACTGGATACAGATATATGCAGCATCCAAATTTCACATGGATTGAAATGGATACAAGTGCAGATGATTACTAGCCTTGTTTATCACAATCATGCATGCCAAACAAGAGAAACCAAGTGTGTCAAGCATAATCTTAAATCACCAGTAAAAGTGAAAGGCAATAACAAGGTAAAACTACAGCAAATCAATAAAGTTgtcaaagaataaaataaaatactggaTCTACCATCCGGAGTGAAGCTGGAGTTGAAGCACTTTCTGTCGTGGCTGTCGCAGGTGCAGCAGTTGAAGACGATGGATGGATGTTAGTGGATGGCGATACAGATTCAGCAGGTGCAGTAGCCTTCTCAGTTTCATTACCAGTTGGGTTAAGTGGCATTTCGGCATCTTCGGCACTCTGCAGTTACAGTCAAAGGAAAACATATGCAAGCCTTGAGAGCACAGTACattacttttaaaaaaaatctcaaaaaattaacttTATAATGTTAGAGATTGGAGTATATTATACTGTCAAAGAATGAgataaatatcttttaaaaaagAAGTATGGAGACTAACGATACAGGGTTGTGGGCACAAGTTAATTTAAAAACGATAGCAATAAAAACCAGAATAACTAGTGAGTTAATATGAGTTTGATATGGTATACTGCAGGAAGAATCAGCTCTGTTGATGAATCCCTGATGTTTGTGGTAAGAAAAATGAAAGCAATTAGAGAAAATGTAGAAAGAATATGAAGATGGGAGAAGAATATTGATAATGAATCAGAACTATACCTACCTATGAAGCAACTGGAATCTATTAACACCTAAATCATGGTACCACACTTACCCTTGGTGTTAGCCCCATTTGAAAACCACATAAATAGCTTCGAACTTTTGATGACACAGAAAAGTGAATACTTTCCCATGAATAGTGGAGAAAAACAATATGGTAGAAAAGAAGCAGGGCTTGGCTTCCCAAACCCATCAAGAGATAGCAGGATCAAGTGCAGAGTGGACAAAGTCATTATGTTCAATTTGAAGCTTTGTTCTCAGATTGATGGACATCATAATATGATAGAGCAGAATATTGTATATAGGACTTTGTTGACATACTATAGCTGCCCTTGGACAACTTAGTTGCACTATGGATCTAACCAATTTGACattttgaccaatcaaaaatacaaaaaatacAAAAGATTTAGTTTCCACCTGTACATGTAATAGAGACCCTTTTAAGGAACAAGCAGCATAAATAGACAGGTGCTGTTTATCAATTGCATACTCACTTTACTAGCCATGCGTGACTCCATTATACGTTTAGCTTCAGCAAGGAtctgacaaaagaaaaaaattagttaatGCTATCAGATTGGAGAAGCAATGTTAAAAAACTAGGCACAAAAATAATAAACAAACAAGTGGTCTGAAATAATCATTCACGACCAACATGCACATTATTATATCAGTGCTAACACTGCAAAACAATACATTTACCTCAGCATCTCTGCGCTCCTGCTGTTTTGTTTGAGAAAGCACAGCAGACAATGCGCATTTCCTTTCAATCTCATGAACCATGTTGTAAGGTTCCTAAAGAAGGATGAGGAATTCAAAAGGAAAGAAATTAGTTTGTGCACATCATATGTTAGAAGTCCTAGTAGACAAGCAAGTTTGATAACCAGACCAAACCTTAACAAGTGGATGTCCAGAAACATCAGAAGCAGAGGGTGCTCTAGCAATTAAAAGTGACCGGGTCACTGCAAGCAGACAAAACATATTAAAACCTTAACTTAccacatttcaaaaataataacataGTCATGCACAAAGCCTGCACATAATACAATTCATCATCGAGTTGAAGATGCTTATAGATAGGAATcatacaaatccttcaaaaaattATACTTTCAAGTCTAAAACTTAATCTCATCAATGCatgattataaaaataaaaaccctttATTGGTTATACTGCTATACTTACTCTTCTTTGTTGTACAAATTGAGCTGTTTTTGATTTTTAGTCTCATTATAATTACAATTTAAGATGATGTCCATTAAATATATAGATATCTAGTAGCCAGTTCTCtaggaaaaaggaaggaaaaactaTATTCATCTGTTGCTAGCAGCATTTTTCCCCATGTGTATGTGTCAATGCAGATGCAGAAAGAAAGCCATCACCAGTGATTGCAAGAAAATGCCCAAGCCCTGAGTAAGAATCACCATGCACATTTTCCATAGAAGAATAAATTGTTCGGTCACTtattttttgtcattcaaaattcatTTTACTACAGgaaagtttattttattttttaatatatccaCAATTTTTGAATTGCCAAGCATGTTGAGCTTCCAATATGCCTATCATCAAAACATTATGTCCTTAAGGATAGTTTGTTTTTCCAGAGTCTGATGGTAATTTATGGCAAAGAAATAGAGATAACAGACTACAAGTTTCAGATTAGAAACCAATATCTGAATTTGTTTCTATATGATTTATGGATGTCTGAATTTGTTTCAACATGAGTTACGGATATCTATGATATTTTCATCAGTGTTCACAAATACCACCTAAGAGAGATTTTGCATGAGGCTTTCAAATACAGGTTTAAATTTTACAGAAATCCAATAATATCCAAATAACCTGAAAAATAGAGCATAACTAGATAATCTCCAATATCATTGTTAGCAAAAATCTAATCAAGGAAACATAAAATTGTCTTAACAAACCCCACAATTAACTTTAAAGAAGCAACAATACCAGAATAGTAGCGACTCTTCAGTTCCTCCACGCTCCGAGATGATGGAAACCTGTCGGCTATCACTATGAAGCGAAGATCAAATCTTTCGCAGAGATCAAATAACTGATCTGTTTCTTCCTTACTCCACATCTAATGAAAATCACATCAAATCAGATCCCTAATACAGTAAAGCATGCAGCTGCTAAATGCTTTCAGATTATATAACAAGAAAATTGGTATATCAATATTCATAGAAAAAGTGAAAAGCATCACCAAAAGTACAAGTGTGTCAACAAATATTCCATAATACCCTGTCAACAAATGATAAAAAGCAAGGTTCTAAATACTGTGGAGCAGGGCTGTCCCACTTCCATGGAACAGGATGCCTTATGTCTCGACACTTCGGGTGGTGAACATCTTGTCCCATCCCGGTCCATTTCCTAGCTCATCCCATCCCGACAATCGGGACCGTGGGACCGTTGTCCCACCAATATTTAAAACCTTCCTAAATATCCACAATCTTTCAACAAAATCACGTCTGCATATTTTACATCACAGTTTTATATCAAGAATGGACTAATTTGGAATAAAACATAGATTCTTAGGAAAATAAATCCTTCTCTTCATCTTCGACTAAATACCACTCTACATAGGGACCTTTGATGAAAACTAACATCAGAAAATCTGATTCTTCTCCATAGTTTACCTAATTCCACCATATTCTTCTCATCATTACCATTCAGAATTTGAAAGTTTAACTAAAACCTTTTTCCATTGGATATGAGAATGCCTGCTGTAAACCAAGCCTTACATAAGCGGGCAAGCCAGCAAGCTTTGCAGACTCCAAAGGCATAGTTTCATAAGTGGCAACAATCATACAAACAACCGAACAAGATAAAAATGATTGAGAAACCATCAGAGCACCAATGTCTTAATTGTTGAGAGTTCATTCATACTGAAAATTCTATTTCCTGAAAAATAAATGAGCATTCTATTAGCAAATGTGGATTAAAATCTGAACAAGTCAAAGTCTTTATGCAGAATAAGTTTCTTCACTGCAAAACAAGATTTATGATACCATCCATGAGGCACTCCCAAAGTTGGACTTTTTGGCAACAGAGTGTGGGTCAAGGGGCTATTTGATAATCAATCACTGCTAACAAGAATAACTATTGGTGGCAAAAAAAGGAACACAAAATCCACTAAATCCGAAGTTCAGAATATCAAGCAAGATCAAAAGAAAGagttatatgaaaaaaaaatggagatttGGCATCGAATCAAAAGACTCCAcagcttttttttaaaaaaaaaaaatgaacactctaatgctataaaatagaATAGGTTTTGCTCCTGATTAGCATCAAGTCGGACCTAAACAGATCAACAGAGAAAAGATACTGCAGAAAAAATGAATTATAATTGTATACTTAATTGGTGGTATCCAGTATACTGCCAACCTTCCAATTCCCCATACACTGTACAGGCTTGCACACCACAAAAGTAGTGTATGATTGACACTGCCAACATTTAACACTAATTGCTATATGATATGCAAACAAACAGAACTGGTTGACAATAAAACTTAGCATTGAGGTGGACTAACATAATCCATGGAGGCAGAGAAATATCAGTTGCAAAACAAGCAGCTTGTTTATACTGTCGCCAATGAAGACCCTTGATGAATGGTTTACATGCACCAAACTCTCAATGTCCATGTTACCAGAGAACTCTAAAATGTTTCTCTATGACATGCTCAGTAAATTCCCACATTCATCAATCAAAATAATTGAGGGCATGTCAGCTTTTAGGTAACAGAGTTCACGAAATAGACCCATATGTGTACCATGTGGGTGAGTTGACTGCTGAATAGCTATCTTATTAAACAAAGGCACTATCATATCTGCAGACTGCAAATAATGTGCTGGCTGTACAGCAATATAAACAATTGCATATAATGAGAATTTAGACAAAGAAAACATCCACTCGTATCACATAACTGATCTTCATTCGCTTGATAAAGTATTTCAGTTATATATAACATAGCCAGTCAACCAAGTGTTAGGAAAACCCTAGcaatacatatataaataaaataacaaagTAATCCAGAAATATCAGGTCTCAAAAAATTGCTGCAGTGATATACTTGTATGTGCATCCATAAATTGCATTGCAAAATAGATAGAAACAAAGATTTAAAATTGCATATTCTATGGTACCTAATACCTACAGGATCAATCAGGTGCTTTTCATATTCCTCATCCGTGTACCTAAGAACATCCACAGACTGCATCCATGTGGCAATAAGAAATGCATATTATTCCTCAACTGAAAGGACTGAGGCATAACCAATCAATAGTGAAACAAcagaaagaaaatagaaaaatatcaTTGCTAGTATGCAATACAGAACTGAGTTAAGTTTCCATTCTTACCTTGTTGTACTTAGCAAATGAATAATCACCAGTTGGTGGAACACCATTTACAACCCTGACCTGAATAATATGAtgtcccccaaaaaaaaaaaagagagagagaatcaattGCAGCATTCTAAGGCAGAACTCTATAAACCAGATATCATTATGTTTGCGTTGAAGAAGACATAATAACAAACCCAATGATAGAGTTGTAAGCTATCTGTTCTTGCAGACGATGTAAATGGAAGCCACTGCCATGTGATCTGCACAGGTTGTATATAAGTATGATTTTTAGAAAATAGTAACGAAGTCAATAGACTTGAAAGTTCTCTGATCTAGTTCTACTATAATTACAACAgtcagaagaaaagaaaagacacCCAAATAGCAAAGTTCAACTCTAGGATCttgctataaaataataattggaAAAGAGCAGCCACACATGCATTGCATTTTAATATGCTGAATTTCATGTCATACATGTTTCCATAAAAATAAAGATGGTGACAAGATCCATCTAGAGCCATAGAAAAGAACCCACAAGTTACCATCAATTCTAGCTGATCAGATTGACCGAAACACAAATCCCAGTTGGTAAAGTGAAAAACAAATCATGCCACCATATGAGTCTTACCTATGAACTATGTGAATCTTGGTCCTGACCATGCAAAGGAAAAGAAGATCCACAAAATACATACGAAAACTTGAGGATATGCATGCCTAGAACTTAAAATACGTGCAACTTGGCTTCACACTAAAGCAAAGTTCAATATCTCcggttattttttcttttcattatctTCTTAGCTTGGATGAACCATCTACCAGCAAGAACTTCTTTTGCATTCCATGCTCTGATTCTCATAAAGTGATTATCTATATCCACCTTAGCACAGCCAAGGATAGGACAAGCTTTTCTTAGGAGGATGCCAGGACAATTTGGCCCATAAGTCAAACTAAAAGCACCATGAAGGATTATGTTTCTTCTTAGGTCATTCACACTTTCTTCTTTGTTCCACATCTTGCACTGGAGTAAGAATTTTGATGCTTCCAATTCTTTTTTTAAGATCTCAAGCACTTAGCAGCAGCTTCATGCTAATTTGCAAAACCACATGGTAAGTCTCTTTAGCCAAGGCCCCACAATGTTCTCTAGATGGCCAATTATTGCTTGATAGTTTGACCCACATGTTtcttcaaactaaatttaattgccCTGGTGTAACTAACTTACATAGTTATTTCACATACTAGTGCTTAAAATTACAATATTGTAGCTGATCGAACCAATGGTAAAAGGGTTGATGGAGGGAAGATTGAAAATGAGGCTTGAGATGAAAATTTGGCATAGTACAATGAGGAGCTAAAACACTCTCAACTAAGGACTCATTT
Protein-coding regions in this window:
- the LOC105032387 gene encoding SWR1-complex protein 4, which codes for MDAKDILGLPKNSFPTAQEKKPRPSKDSQRKPDGVSREVYALIGGMAPLMPSIEVSHLKKRPNSEKEKITWQWLPFTSSARTDSLQLYHWVRVVNGVPPTGDYSFAKYNKSVDVLRYTDEEYEKHLIDPMWSKEETDQLFDLCERFDLRFIVIADRFPSSRSVEELKSRYYSVTRSLLIARAPSASDVSGHPLVKEPYNMVHEIERKCALSAVLSQTKQQERRDAEILAEAKRIMESRMASKSAEDAEMPLNPTGNETEKATAPAESVSPSTNIHPSSSTAAPATATTESASTPASLRMLRVYLRTHVLDQMVQAASSTAGLRTIKRVDQTLQDLGVHVKPKVPTKAVCAEHLELRKEILTLLNLQKQLQNKEAEASANRDSSYAEAPSTPKRTYRGDVDRAFVPDSVGFGGERVGKRDHKRKASGRFIDAPPSPPQSKRPRKLKASD